Genomic DNA from Scylla paramamosain isolate STU-SP2022 chromosome 25, ASM3559412v1, whole genome shotgun sequence:
GGAGAGGAGAAAGTACTCCTACCTTCACTTCACGGGGATCAGCCGCACAGCTTGGATAGATTGGTCCGGTACAAGTCTCCATACCAAGTACTCTCCTTTACCACACCCGATTGTCCCACACTTGTGTAAGACTATTGATGTGTGACGCCGCCCTCGGAGATCTAAGGGCCGGGTCATTCATCACACACTCACAACTACTCTCCATTCGCTTCTGTTTCTCACAATCATTCTACTATGTTCCAGTATcagtcctcttctctttcatgcCTCCTTTACACTTTCAATCCCTTATGCGGCCTGCTTTGCAAATTCACACTTCTCACACTTGATCTTACAATCTTCCTCACCAGCCTATCATCCTCCATCCCCTCAATAGGTCCATACCATTTCAGCATGCATTGCTCTGCCCATCCTGCCAAGTCTCTCACAACACCTCTTCTCCTCACTTTCTCATTCCTGACTGTCTATCTGAGTTACTCCAAACATATTCCTTATACATCTCATCTCCATTACATTTAATATCTTTCGTCTGCTACTCTCATATTCCAAGTGTCAGCACCGTACAATGCACTAGAAACTACTATCCTTTCATACAATATTCTCTTTGCATTCATTCCAAGTGCCCTACTCTAAAACAGTCTATTCATACCTCCTGAcgcttctttgcttccttcatcCTAGCTCTAACCTCTGTCTCTACTCCTCCATGCACCGCTACTGTAGATCCAAGATATTTGAAACAGTCTACCTCCACCAGTTCTTCATCATTCACCTTTACACTAGCAATACTTCTTCATTCCTTGCTATGGATATTTTCCGAACAGTCTTCCCTAACTCATGGTATATatttccttccctgcctgttgCTTATTCCCTATGCATTTTGTCCTagtcttttttttgggggggagggttgTTTTCATCTATTTGATGATGAAACCTGTCGCAAATTggtctttcccttattttcagtttttgtgTAATAATATTCATATGACGCGACAGGTTTCATaataagaaaggtaaaaaaaaggatgaaccaaaaggaaaacataagaaattaCTGAAATGGAGTGATGAGCTAAAGTAAATATTGATCGAGATGTAATGGTGACGAAGGCAGGAACGCCATGTCAAGGGCTCTGTGGTTttcccccgccaccaccaccactaccaccaccaccactggcagcACCACCACGCCGCTATATAAGCCTCGCCGTCTCTCTCCGTCACCATCATTCACACTCCTGCACCAACATGGCTTGCAAGGTGGGTTGGCTcccaacactaacacacacacagggcctgCCTCACACACATGTCACCTGCCTCACACGTCGCACTAACGCTCACCTCATTCCTCACACCCACAGCTCCTCTTCCTGGCCGCCCTCGTGGCCCTCTCCGCCGCCTCCTACGTGCCCCAGGACTCCTATGGAGCAGTAAGTACACCAGCctgcctcatccttccctccccctcaccaccctctCTTCCTGGGTCAACACTTGCCCTCAACATCCTCACTCCTCCCGCAGGCGCCCGCCAACTATAACTTCAACTGGGCTGTCGACGACGCTGCTTCCGGTAACAACTACGCCCACCAGGAAACCCGCAACGGAGACAACACGCAGGGATACTACTTCGTGCAGCTGCCCGACGGTCGCCTGCAGAAGGTCACCTACTCCGTGCAGGGCAACTCAGGCTTCCTGGCCGAGGTCACTTACGAGGGCGAGGCCCAGTACCCCCAGCAAAGATACGGCGCCCCCACCAGGCACCCGACGCCGACCTACGGCACCCCGGCCCCGCGCTACGCCCGCTGAgcacacttccctccctcccgacgCCAGAACCCGCGCCCACCCCCTCAtctctttctgtatttattGACTCCCTCCATGCATAACTTGCAATAAAGACAAGGCAAGCATTTCAATCCTTTCTGTTCCCATTCACTCCTCTACGCCTTCTCACCAGGGACACCCTTACACAGACATTTAAGATCACATAAGCGACACACTTGTATTCGGATCAGGAATCTTGGCATCGAGCACTAAAGCTTCTTGCCTTTACTTCGCCTTCAACACTTCTGTATCATCCGCCCCACGCTcctgttgttcttccttttagTGTGTGGGACACGTTCTCCCCTTCttatcctttgtttccttcacttTGCACACAACGCAGCGCTGACTAAAATATCAGgaaattcttggaaaatatTTCCGTCAAGAAGTTACAACTGAGTCAGAACCTGCGTCAATGAAAGCAACAGTGGAGCACAAACAGacctgaaggaagaagagacacaCTGACGTGAAGCACAGCAAGCAACGGCAGGTGAGAAGCATCACGGACCAAGCAACAAAATAAAGGTAGCAGCATTCTGGAAGCTGTTTAGGGAAAGCAACACGCGATGGCAGGTGAGGTCATTAATAAACCAACACGACACAGGAGAGCTTGACTCACACGCGCCAAGACAGACAAGCAAGAGCGGCCGGGAAGGACACATTGAAACATCACAATGTGTAATATACCTTGCAGTAAGTTGATTTTTCCATTAGAATAACATGAGAACATATTTTTCAATGTATTAAATTTAAATGAACCTGAAAGGCATTTCTGTTAGACATTTCAATATCTCAATTTTATGATCATCAATATTACAAGGAACGTCGGTGATAAGTGAAGCAATAGTCTTACTGCAACAAATGTTAGATCTGTCTGGCTGGACACGTCAGCCAAAGCACTCTGGTGTCTGGATTCCTTAAGAGCCCAGACGTGACCAATACAGCGGTGAGTGTTGCCAGACATCCAAGTAGAGATTTTTAGATTGTAACGCCATTTATACAACTGTACCAATTACCGTGTCCACGTAGGTTACATGATCACGTCACGAAGTGGGGGAGTCAAGTGTAATCCACGTATAACCCGTGTCAGGGTTCAAGGAAGGAAATTCACCTGAGACACGGAGTCACAATCTTTCCCAATGTTTGTATATACTGTACTGTCTTTATATGATATGgtatgtaaagaaaaaacagaactttactttcctctcatcaGGATTATTCAAGATCCTTTTGGCTTACATTTCATTGTCGAAAGCAAAGAAACTTTTCATTGGATCTGTAGTGCAGTGATAGGCTCGCGGTCCAAAGATTTTAAATTCGATCTTGCCTCATGGCAATATCATACCAGTGTTAGATGAATACTTGACTTGtgggaatgagggaaagaaaagtcttcctccatttgttcaTTATATATACAACTTGTTCAGAGATATGTACAAACACTCTAGACTGTTCTCTCCGTCCTCGTATCTGGCATGAGTCTGCCCTCCATGCAACCATTCCGTCACTTTATCGTGTGAGGGAACAGCGTGTTTGGATGCTTAGCCAACACTTCAGATTATGACGCTCTCGACAACTGGTAACTCAACATGTGTTGGCTACCACAACTGACTAAATACATTCCAGTTGCTACATCTCGCATCCGCCGTTCGTCGTACAGTAATAGGTATTAACATGTATACGAGGAAAACACAACTGTGCCTAACACAGGGAGAGGCGACGCTCTCTCTTAATACAAGCCGGCGAGAGATGACTTTGTTGTTGCAGCGCCACAGCTATATTAATTCAAGATGGTGCGTTTTCCGTATGCATCACCAACagaaacatcatcatcattatcattattattattattattattattattattaggattaggattactattattattattattattatgattattattattattattattattattattatgattattattattattattattattattattattattattattattattattattattagcaaaCAGGTTGATTGAGAAAACTGCGGCGAAACGACttcaaaaatacacacacttaCATTGATACATTAAGGGTTTGGCAATTTCTCAAAGTGTGGGAAAATCTGCACATTTCACCAACATCAACTTACATACCAGTGTACATTACCAGGAgagatgggtgtgtgggtgtgcgtggtgTGCTGGCGGGGTGAACAGATCTGAAGCAGTGCTtacaaat
This window encodes:
- the LOC135113290 gene encoding cuticle protein 7-like, whose translation is MACKLLFLAALVALSAASYVPQDSYGAAPANYNFNWAVDDAASGNNYAHQETRNGDNTQGYYFVQLPDGRLQKVTYSVQGNSGFLAEVTYEGEAQYPQQRYGAPTRHPTPTYGTPAPRYAR